A part of Thalassophryne amazonica chromosome 3, fThaAma1.1, whole genome shotgun sequence genomic DNA contains:
- the LOC117506351 gene encoding ubiquitin thioesterase OTU1 isoform X3: MLRLRCKTKNGSHIMQGLTHQSCVQELKNKVEELTGIPCDVQKIMVGYPPSSLDLRNGDAHLKDYPIKSGDTLIVEEEKNKPKPLDHSTVTKAPCLESFPVLTRRVVPADNSCLFTSVYYVVEGGLYDPACAPEMRGLIAQIVSSDPTAYSEAVLGKSNEDYCSWIKRDDTWGGAIEVSILSKFYQCEICVVDTQTVRVDRFGEDAGYRKRVLLIYDGIHYDPLQKETPGSDVPPQTIFSTSDDVILAQALELADEARRKRQFTDVNRFALRCMVCQTGLVGQKEAREHAKETGHTNFGEV, translated from the exons ATGTTGAGGCTTCGCTGTAAGACCAAAAACGGAAGCCATATAATGCAAGGGTTGACCCATCAGTCCTGTGTGCAAGAGCTGAAGAATAAGGTGGAGGAGTTGACAGGAATTCCGTGTGATGTGCAGAAAATTATGGTTGGCTATCCTCCCTCCAGCCTTGATCTTCGAAATGGAGATGCTCACCTCAAAGACTACCCCATAAAATCAG GAGACACACTCATTGTTGAGGAAGAAAAAAATAAGCCAAAGCCTCTGGATCATTCCACTGTGACGAAGGCACCATGCCTAGAATCCTTCCCAGTGCTGACACGGCGAGTGGTCCCAGCTGACAACTCATGCCTCTTCACCAGTGTGTACTATGTTGTGGAAGGCGGTCTATACGACCCCGCGTGCGCTCCTGAGATGCGCGGCCTCATTGCGCAGATTGTTTCGAGTGACCCCACAGCGTACTCCGAGGCGGTGCTGGGTAAGTCCAATGAGGACTACTGCTCCTGGATAAAACGTGATGACACTTGGGGAGGAGCCATCGAGGTGTCCATCCTGTCCAAGTTTTACCAGTGTGAGATCTGCGTGGTGGACACACAAACTGTGCGAGTAGATCGATTTGGGGAGGACGCCGGTTACCGGAAACGTGTCTTGCTCATTTATGATGGCATCCATTATGACCCGCTGCAGAAAGAGACGCCCGGCTCTGATGTGCCACCCCAGACTATCTTCTCCACGTCGGACGATGTCATCCTGGCCCAGGCCCTTGAGCTGGCTGATGAGGCTCGGCGCAAGCGGCAGTTTACAGACGTTAACCGCTTTGCATTGCGCTGCATGGTGTGCCAGACAGGCCTGGTGGGACAAAAGGAAGCCCGCGAGCACGCCAAGGAGACAGGCCACACCAACTTTGGTGAAGTGTGA